The Pseudomonas bijieensis DNA window GTTGATGTCGAAGGGCTGGTCGGTGCTGTCGGTCTGCACCCGCACGCGCGAGCCATCGGGGGTCAGTTCCAGCAGGGTGAAGCTGTAGCGCACCTGGGTGGTGCTGGTGGGAGTCAGCAGGCGTTCGCCCATCAGGCCGATCTCGGTCGCGAAGGCCGGGTCGGCCAAGCGCTTGAGGTACTCGGTGGCCTGGGCCTGCAAGTCGCTTTGCAAGGTGCTGGTGGCCGAGAGGTCCAGACGATCGAGGTCGTACAGCGGGCGATTGAGCAGCGTGGCGAGGCGACTGCGGGCGGCGCTGATGCCCTTGTTGGTTTCGTTGGGCTGGACCGTCGGGTCCTGGACCCAGTCGCGATAACTGACCTTGCTCGCCAGGGCTGCCTCGGACAGCGCCGCATCGATCACGCCGTTCTGCGCCAGTAGCCGGATGTGGCTGTCGGTCAGGCGCGCCAGTTCATCGTGGCCCTTGGACAGGTAATGGGACGGGCGGCGCTGGGCGATCATCAACGACAGCATTTCCCGCAGGGCCAGGCCTTTTTCCGCCAGGCTCTTGGGGTCGTTGGCGGTACTGAACAGGCGTTCATTGGCCCGCTTGAAATCGGCGCCGTACCAGACTCGCAAGCCTTCCGCCATGCCATGGACTTCACCGTGCCCCGGCACGGCGGAGAGCGGCACGCTGTTGAGGTAGTCGCGGATGATCCGTTGCCGCGCCTCGAGGGTTTGCGGGCCGGCCTGGTAGGCCCGCACACTGGCGGAAATCATCTGGCGGATTTTCTCCCCGCCCGACACCGTGAGGCCCTCGGGAGAGTGACGGTATTTTTCCAGCTGTGTCGCCAGCGTGCTGCCGCCGGCGGACTGCCCCGGCAGGCTCAACAGCTTGGCGACTTGCGACCAGGCCGCCATGGCGAAACGTGGCCAGTCCACTGCCGGGTTTGCCAGCGGTTGCTTGGGGTCGAGCAGAAAGCGGTTCTCGATAAACAACAGGCTCTGCACCACCACGGGCGGGATCGCCTCGAAGTTCGCATACAGTTGCTGCGGGTACTTGAACTGATAGACCGGTGCGGCGCGGCAATCGGTGATGGTCAGCCCGGCCTGGATCTTTTCCGCATAGGGCACGAACAGGCCTTTTTCGACGTAGCCCATCAGCGCCGGCGAAAACCGCGCCTGGGCCTGGATCACGTAGTCGCGCTTGAGCAAGCGCGGCAGGAATTCCCCCAGCGCGCTGTAGCCCAGGCGTCGGTCGAACGGGCCGGCACCCGGATAGACGATGGCATCGCTGGGCCCTGGCTGCACCGCATAGTTCAGGGACGCGGCGTACTTGCTGAGCTCCCGGGCCTGAAACCGCGACGTGCGCATTTCCTTGGCCACCGCCAGGCCGACCACCACCACGATAATCAGCAACAACAACCAGAATGCCCGCCAGCCATGCCGTGCGCGGCGTTTTTTTTGAGGTAAAGGCGCTTCTTCCATACGTTCAGTCGGGACCATAGGTTCATTCGAATCGGTTTGCCACAAAGCGCCCATAGTCGACTGATCCATTCACGCAGATTGATCGGACTTGCTTGAAGCTTAGACGGTGGTTGGCGTGGGGGGGGATGGGAAATTGTTGGCAGCCAATCCACAAGGGCTCGTTGACGTCATTGTCCAATGGGCTTCTGTGGCGAGGGAGCTTACTCCCGCTCGGCTGCGCGGCAGACGCAACTGTCGCAGGGCTGAAACACTTTCAGTGGTTGGAAAAACGGGGGCGGTTGCGCCACCCAGCGGGAGCAAGCTCCCTCGCCACAAGAGCTCAATGGCCTTCCAGAGTGGGTAGTCGCCTGCCTTGTGCAGACATCCAATGCATGGGCGTTCGCCAATGTCATGGGCTAACGGGCTTCTGTGGCGAGGGAGCTTGCTCCCGCTCGGCTGCGCAGCAGACGCAACTGTCGCAGGGCTGAAACACTTTCAGGGGTTGGAAAAACGGGGGCGGCTGCGCCACCCAGCGGGAGCAAGCTCCCTCGCCACGGTACTACGTCGTTTTCGGAAAAGTCGTTCAAGCATCATGGCGTCGGATCGTCGCGGACGAAGCTAACGTAAGTAGGTACCCCAACTACAGGAAGCCAAGGAATGCATCCTCCACGCCCAAACTCTCATCGCCTGCGTCGCGGACGCTTTTCGGAGCGGGGGACGAGGTTACCTCGTCACCACGGTCGTTCATCAACGTGCACCTATCTTTAACGACTGGCACCTGGGCCGCTTAGTGGTTGCAGAAATGCGCCTGGCTCATGAGCGAGGCCAGGTCAATTCGCTGGCCTGGGTTGTAATGCCGGACCATCTGCATTGGCTGGTGCAACTGGAGCAAGCCCAGCTCACTCATGTGATGCAAGCGGTCAAATCCCGCAGCACCCTTACAATCAATCGAGCAAGAAACAGAAAGGGTGCCTTCTGGCAAAGCGGCTTCCATGACCGTGCGATTCGCGATGATGAAGACCTGCTGCCCTTCGCCCGCTACATCATTGCCAACCCGCTTCGCGCAGGGCTGGTGGATCGCATTGGTGATTACCCGCTTTGGGATGCCGCATGGCTGTGAAGCCCTCATGCTCCCTGTTTGGACAGGAAAATATGGTTTTCCTGTGGAGAGGGAATTTATCTGTTGTGGTGGGATTGACCTGTGGTGGTATTCATTTGTGGCGAGGGGATTTATCCCCGCTGGGCTGCGAAGCAGCCCCTGAACCAGGCCCCTCGGTGTGTCAGGCAGACTGAGTTGCCTGTATTGGGGCCGCTTCGCTGCCCAGCGGGGATAAATCCCCTCGCCACAGAATTAATCCCCTCATCACAGATTAATCTCCGCATCACAAGGAGAACTGTCTGAAAACCTTGCACCAGAGCCATCGGCCTGTACCCAGGCAAGACGTTGCACCATCGTTGTGCAATACTCGGCGCCGTTTTCTGAATGACCTCTATTCCAGACAAGGCCTCTGCAAAACCGGATTCCGACTTAGGCTTATCCCTGGATTTACCAGGTTTTACAGTGAAACTCTCTATCCCTGGCTTTTTATACTGCATGGCCCGCTGATCCTGAGGGTGTTGTTCCACAGGACGGTCTGCCCACAAGACAGACCCGGTTTCGGCAAGGTTGCAGGCTTATCGGCCTGTGGCCTTGGATACTCGGTGGCTAATCCAATAACAAGACGAGGTTATCCCTATGCCTGTCGGCAATCATCTGCCCCATGGCGAGACCGCCCAGGGCGGTCCGCTCAAACGTGAACTCGGTGAGCGGCATATCCGCCTGATGGCGCTTGGCGCCTGCATCGGTGTCGGGCTGTTCCTCGGCTCGGCCAAGGCCATCGAAATGGCCGGTCCGGCGATCATGCTGTCCTACATCATTGGTGGCCTGGCGATCCTGGTGATCATGCGCGCCCTCGGTGAGATGGCCGTGCATAACCCGGTGGCCGGATCGTTCAGCCGCTATGCCCAGGACTATCTTGGTCCGTTGGCGGGCTTTCTCACCGGTTGGAACTACTGGTTCCTCTGGCTGGTGACCTGCGTGGCAGAGATCACCGCCGTGGCGGTGTACATGGGCATCTGGTTTCCCGACGTGCCCCGCTGGATCTGGGCCCTGGCTGCGCTGGTCAGCATGGGTTCGATCAACCTGATCGCGGTCAAGGCCTTCGGTGAATTCGAGTTCTGGTTCGCCCTGATCAAGATCGTGACGATTATCGCGATGGTCATCGGCGGCGTCGGCATCATCGCCTTCGGGTTCGGCAATGACGGCGTGGCCCTGGGCATTTCCAACCTCTGGACCCACGGCGGCTTCATGCCCAATGGCGTGCAGGGCGTGTTGATGTCCCTGCAAATGGTGATGTTCGCCTACCTGGGCGTGGAGATGATCGGCCTGACCGCCGGTGAAGCGAAGAACCCGCAGAAAACCATCCCCAACGCCATCGGCTCGGTGTTCTGGCGGATCCTGCTGTTCTACGTCGGGGCGTTGTTCGTGATCCTGTCGATCTACCCATGGAACGAGATCGGCACCCAGGGCAGCCCGTTCGTGATGACCTTCGAGCGCCTGGGCATCAAGACCGCCGCCGGGATCATCAACTTCGTGGTGATCACCGCCGCGCTGTCCTCCTGCAACGGTGGGATCTTCAGCACCGGGCGGATGCTCTACAGCCTGGCGCAGAACGGCCAGGCCCCGGCCGGTTTCGCCAAGACTTCGGCCAACGGCGTGCCGCGCCGCGCGCTGCTGCTGTCCATCGCCGCGCTGCTGCTGGGCGTGCTGCTCAATTATCTGGTACCGGAAAAAGTCTTCGTCTGGGTCACCTCCATCGCCACCTTCGGCGCGATCTGGACCTGGGTGATGATCCTGCTGGCCCAGCTCAAATTCCGCAAAGGCTTGAGCGCTTCAGAGCGTGCGGCCCTGAAATACCGCATGTGGCTGTACCCGGTCAGCTCGTACCTGGCGCTGGCGTTCCTGGTTCTGGTGGTGGGCCTGATGGCGTACTTCCCGGACACCCGCGTGGCCTTGTACGTG harbors:
- a CDS encoding amino acid permease: MPVGNHLPHGETAQGGPLKRELGERHIRLMALGACIGVGLFLGSAKAIEMAGPAIMLSYIIGGLAILVIMRALGEMAVHNPVAGSFSRYAQDYLGPLAGFLTGWNYWFLWLVTCVAEITAVAVYMGIWFPDVPRWIWALAALVSMGSINLIAVKAFGEFEFWFALIKIVTIIAMVIGGVGIIAFGFGNDGVALGISNLWTHGGFMPNGVQGVLMSLQMVMFAYLGVEMIGLTAGEAKNPQKTIPNAIGSVFWRILLFYVGALFVILSIYPWNEIGTQGSPFVMTFERLGIKTAAGIINFVVITAALSSCNGGIFSTGRMLYSLAQNGQAPAGFAKTSANGVPRRALLLSIAALLLGVLLNYLVPEKVFVWVTSIATFGAIWTWVMILLAQLKFRKGLSASERAALKYRMWLYPVSSYLALAFLVLVVGLMAYFPDTRVALYVGPAFLVLLTALFYTFKLQPTGDVQGSVRSAS